From the Penaeus vannamei isolate JL-2024 chromosome 20, ASM4276789v1, whole genome shotgun sequence genome, the window aaagaacgttTTACATTCTTAGGATTGGTGTTTCTTGGGGTTTGGagtaagaaataaaggaatatcttagaaaaaaaatcttcaaaaaagAAATTTCAAAATTGGTAACGGCTGGTAACGGTATCGCGAGAACGGttaaagagagagtgacaagTAACGATCATTACCCGGGCTGTTCGATCGTTaactgcttgtttgtgtgtgtctgactcgTTAGATGACTCTCCGACTCGGGCAAAGATGGCGGCTtgcgagaggtagagaggaaggtaaCAATGAATTACAAAATCACTCCCACCTTTAACCGGCCGCGTCTCCTTGTGATACTACGCTGGACACaacagataagaagaaaaaaaacactacaagAATTCCTCGATTCAGAGAgatttaaaacaacaataatgaataactcatttgtaataagaaaaaaaaaaacacgaagttGGAAGTACTGAGGGACAGGTCGGTCGAGATGTCCAAGATGGCGTCACTTTCTCCGGGAATGTCACACCTGGCCGgacacgggggtgggggtgggggtggagggatggggttgggggtttcTATTGCATCATCCTCTGCAGCAGCTGGGCCGTGGgctgtggggggagagaaggggagaaacgtTAGTCGTCTGTCTTCATGaggtgcgattgtgtgtgtgtgtgtgtgtgtgtgtgtgtgtgtgtgtgtgtgtgtgtgtgtgtgtgtgtgtgtgtgtgtgtgtgtgtgtgtgtgtgtgatatatatatatatatatatatatatatatatatatatacatatatatatatatatatatatatatatatatatatatatgtatgtatgtatgtatgtatgtatatatacacatatatatatatatatatatatatatatatatgtatatatatgtgtgtgtgtgtgtgtgtgtgtgtgtgtgtgtgtgtgtgtatgtgtgtgtgtgtgtgtgtgtgtgtgtgtgtgtgtgtgtgtgtgtgtgtgtgtgtgtgtgtgtgtgtgcatatatgtgtgtgtgcatatatgtgtgtgtgtatatatgtgtatgtgtgtgtgtgtgtgtgtgtgtgtgtgtgtgtgtgtgtgtgtgtgtgtgtgtgtgtgtgtgtgtgtgtgtgtgtgtgtgtgtgtgtgtgtcaactaaAATGTTCATATTGATACACGTAGGAATGCATGATTTTGCCTATTCGCTGTATTATATCTGTATGCATTTGCTTGCATGCAAATACGTATAGTTGTGaacatatggatgtatacaggaatatatgtataatgcacacactctcacacaaacaaacacacacacacacacacacacacacacacacacacacacacacacacacatacacacacacaaaaaagaaaaatttatatatatattctgggtgTATGAGTACTAATGTGGTTCCAAAACATATTCAGAACattcgtggagagagagagttaacaaGACGACGGTTAGAGACATGGAGAGGAAGGTGCTCGTGCTAAAGACCGAATACTTACTATGTCACTAAGAGGAGACACTTAGATACTTAGATCTGAAACAGAGGGATGAAGGGAATTAGCTACTTACAAGAGACTCATGCTAAGTGTCGTGGAAGATGGATTGAAAGATTGGAAGATAAACGTACAGGAAAGATAAGACACGTGATTAAGAGAATAATAGATATTTATGATGGATTGGTTGGGAAGTTTTGAATTTTAAATTTGTCACgacttattttgtcattatccaACTGCCTTTTGAATTCAGAGGAAAATTGAATTCGCAGATTGGTTTGTAGTTCATGTATTATGATAGAGAAATTGCAGGTGTagtttactgtttgtttgtttgtttgttttatcattaagCGTTACGAAGCAAGGGCGGAGGTAGGCCCGGTCACCAGGCATAACAAGCCCATTTTAGGTTATTAAATCCAGCAGCAAGGAATTAATTCAACTTAACGGGAaatcaaagcaaaataaatgataTTCATGAAGCTTAAGATTTCGACGCTGATCTCAGGTCGTTTTGAGGTTTGATAGATTGTCAGTTTGTTTTATGGATTATCGAgttatctcttcttttattttgtgtggttttgattaaataaataaataatagattcaAGAACGAAAGTGGAAATAACAGAGGTTAATGTATTATCAGAATCCTTATGGAATGAAAAACCGAAgaacggaaaaagaagaaaaactagagGGAGCTTCTCGCCGTtaatttgttattgctgttaccgCTCTGCTGCTGTGGGCGCGTGTCCGGTGACCTTACCTGCGGGGACATCCGAGCCAGAGAACTGGCGCGGCCCTTCACCTTAGCCTTGTTGGCAGCCTGCTCGGCGTTCTCGACGcgctcctcggcctcctccagcTCCTGCTGGGCCTTGCGGAACTTGGCCAGGTTGAGGGCGGCGATCTCCTCGGCCTCCTCGATCTGGCGCTTGTACGTCTTGATCTTCTGCTGCAGCTTGTCGACCAGGTCCTGCATCCTCTCGTGGTTCTTCTTGTCCTCGTCGGACTGGAAGCTGAGCTCCTTGATGCGCCTCTCGCACTTCCTCAGGTTCTTCTGGGCGTCGGCGTGGCGGCGGCTCTCGTCGTCCAGCTGGTTCTCCAGCTCCCTGACGCGGCTCTCCAGCTTGGCCACAGCCTTCTTGCCGGTCTTCAGAGCGTTGGTCTCGACCTCTTCCAGGCGGACCTGGAGCTCCTTCACGGACACTTCGAGGGCCTTGCGCATCTTCTCCTGGGTCTGGGCGTGCTCCTGCTCAGCGCGGAGCTCGTCGGCGAGGCGGGCGGCGTCGACCATGGCCTTCTTGGCCTTCTCCTCCGAGTTCTTGGCCTCGTTCAACATCTCGTCAAGATCAGCCTGTTGCGAAGAGAAAGCGCATATGGAACGGCAGTCTGAAACATGAGGTACTGTATTCACGCGGTGCCATGCGTCCCGAACCCGCGAAATACGCACTCCCAATACTTACATGCAGGGTCTGCATTTCTCCCTCGAGCTTCCTCTTGGCGACGGTGAGGGAGCCGTTCTGCGCAGTGATGTCGTTGATGTGGTCGTGGGCCTCGGCGAGCTCGGCCTCAGCCTGGCGACGGCCGCGGTCGGACTGTTCCAGGAGCGTGCGGGACTCCTCCAACTCGCCGTGCAGGGCGTTGGCTCGACGCTCTGCGATGCCATACTGTTCCCTGTACTCTGACGCGAGGCGCTGCTCCTCCTCGACGCGGGCCTGGAGTTCCTTCATCTCGCCCTGGATCTTCTTGATGTGTTTCTGGAGGTCGGCGTTGGCCTTGTTGGAGTGGTCGAGGGCGATCTCCAGCTCGTTGATGTCAGACTCGAGCTTCTTCTTCATGCGGAGAGCTTCAGCTTTGCCCTTTGCTTCAGCCTCCAGGGAAGCTTGCATGGAGTCAATGGCGCGCTGGTGGCATTTACTGTAAAAGACACGAACTCATGTTAATGCCATAATAGTGCGTTTAACGTATAATTGATATTAGAGACATCTATGTATCGGTACTGATAAGAAATACACTGAACTCACCGGGTGTTCTcaaactcctcctctttctcctggaTGCGCCTGTCGATCTCCTGTCTGACCTGGCTGAGCTCAAGCTGTGCACGGAGCACCTTGTTCTCCTCCTGCTCGAGGGCGGCCTCGGCTTCCTCGAGGGCGGCCTGCAGTTCCTCCTTCTCGATCTCGAGGCGCTTGGCGTTCTTCTGGATCTCGTGGAGGGATCGTCCGCCCTCGCCGATCTGGTCCATCAGGTCCTTGATCTCGTCGGCGAGGTTCTTGTTCTCGCGGCGCACGGAGTCGAGCTGCTCCAGGTTCTCCTCGTAGGCGGCCTTGATGCGGAAGTGCTCGGTGGAGTAGTTGCGGCATTCCTTCTGCGAGGCATCTACCTCAGCGGCCAAGTCATCAACCTTCAGTTTCCATTCGGAAATGATCTTGTCGaagttcttctgcttcttttcggCGGCGTTGGCCAGCGCCGTGGCTCGCTCGACCTCGATCTGCATGTCCTCGAGCTCGGTGGCGATGCGCTGCTTCGTCTTCTCGAGGTTCATGTTCTTGATGTTCAGCTGTTCGATCTGCTGCTCGGCCTCCTCGAGGCGGGCGGCCAGCTTCAGGCGCGCTGCCTCGAGCTCCTCGGCGCGCGCGACGCCCTCGGACTCGTACTTGGCGCGCCACATCTGGGCCTCGGCGTTGGCCTTGGAGAGCTGGCGCTGCAGGTCGGCCTTCGCCTCGCCCTCTTCGTCCAGCTGCTCGCGGAGGCCGTCGATGTCGTGCTCCAAGTTGCGGAACTTACCGAGAAGAGTTGCACGTTCCTGAAAGAAGACCCGCACTCATAAATCTACAAATCATATACCGCGAAACCATAAACACCCAAATAATTTACAACccgacgaaaaggagagaaagaaaagcaccAAAAGCCCATACCCTGCACTCATCGTCGGCGAGTTTCCTGGTGTCCTCGAGCTGGTTGGTGAGAGACAACTTCAGCTTCGACAGCTGACCGATCTGGCTCTCCGCTTCCTCCACCTGGCGCAGAAGGTCGGTGTTCTCCACGGCGAGCTTCTTCTTGGTGGCATCGAAGTCGTTGAGGGTCCGGTTGGCTTCGTCGAGCTTGGACTGGATCTCGTTAATCTGGTGCTGAAGCTGCTTGTTCATCTTCTCAGCAGCGGCCTGGACAGAAGCACGGGGTCAGCGGTCGTCGCATCGAATCTCGTCAGTATCGCCATTTTATATTTCACAATATTtcctttagttttctttttcttttttttaatgacctATTACTTTCATTTCTATGGATGTACATATCTCAGCAAGAACAGAAGCAAATCAGTAAGCCTACTCATCGTTTCTGTAAAGGAACTCGTAAGATTTACAAGTACtgggagaaatgaaaggaaaatgagaacaagaaaaaatggagGTTATTAAGAAAGTTAACGAAAAGATGgtaaaaaatgaaacaagaaaacacGCTTTGAAGACGGGTTGATGGGTGgcagtggagaaggggggggtgaggtaagAAAACAGGTAGCGAACCGGTCTAATGAGGTAATTTGTTCTACCTGTTCTTCACCTGCGAGCTAATTTAAGCTCGCGAGGAAAATGTTCCaccgggaagggagaggggactaAAAGAGTAAGAGCTTCTTGAGGAAACTATTTTAACTATCTTAACTtttggacaaagaaaaaaaaatcaaatttctgTTCGTACTCTATTTTAGTAAGTGACCAAAAGTTAAGTTAAGATGTGTATTAgttgttctttattttctaatcGGAATGATTGGTATCACACTAAAAGGATTGCATGCACTTAAGGTTATTAAGGACAAACTCTTCACGAGAATAGTTTCGAAGcattaaaatgacaaaaaaataagacagaaatcGGCTTCGCTGCTGCTTTCTAAAATGCACGACGACTTTGCAATCAAAAAATGATTAGAGACAACGAATATAAAGACAAGTTTGAAAGTTACAACTCTCGACTCTTACCGTTAGCTTCCTAAACACATTACTCTTTTGACAGACATCACTTCTTTTGCAAAacagtatttcatttatttagcaCTGCTGCTAATTtcactaaaagagaaagagagagacgaaaaaatatGATTGCGTGAATAAATGCCTGTCTGTTTTACCTTATCGGTAGCCATTTGATCTGTTGCAAACTTCAAATCGTCGACTTGACCATTCAattttgctttttccttctcAAGCCTGTTAGAATAGTGTGTGTTAGCTGTtaccaaacataaaacaaaaaaaaaattaaaataataatggtgatgaagaaacCGAAAAGAGCATTTGTCAGTAGTGTTGTTTATACGCTTTTGTTTTTTACCGTCGGTGTCTCTTCACTTATTTTGTGGGCATTGTATCTCGTTTTACTCTATTTTTACACTATTCAAAATGTCCTCCAAATGTCAGAGTTGAAATCCACAAGCAAATCGAAATCCACAAAACAAGTGAAGTGCCCGACCATCGTTTGCGCAAGTCAGCCATTAGATGCGAGAGAAAGGGcaaatttattattttcttaaaaagAGAGACGTTGTTGAGTGGGCTGACAACGCCGTCCCGGTTTGGTTTTGCTCTTTACCTTCTCGTTACTGAGCGCATCGGCTGCAGACCGAGCATCATTGAGTTCCGAAGATAGGGTTGTCTTTTCCCGTTCCGCTCTGTAGCAAGGCcatagacaagagagaaaaatggcgTGAGTTTTTTCCCTTGAAGACGGCACCTAAGCATGCTACCTTGGTGCTTATAGTGTAGATGAACGAGGTGAagagataataagagataaaaaggggagtTGAGAGAGTACCTAAAGTAAAGGAAATGTCTAAAAGAAAGGCGGGAAAACAAAAGAAGCGAAAAGCGATATAGGGAAATCTTTCTTATAAGAGGATAGGAAAGAAAGCGTCTTTCGGCTTCTGGAATGTAGATCTTCTGGAAATTTGGCGGGAAACTAAATAAATGACATAgatcaaaataaaaaagggatCAAAATAAGGAAGGGTTAAGCAAAGCTCCCATACACAAAAAATGAAGGATCGCAGGATGGGAAAATCGAAGAAGGATgccactttctatttttttcgcattttttttccttctcgttttctttacctTATCTCGAACAAGACCGTCTGTGGCAGATCTGGCATCATCAGCTTCCCGTTTCAGagcctccttatccttctccatcctaGGTTAGAAGCAGATTTGGGGAGGAGGCCACCGAACaaaatgattagaaaaaaataaaagaaattgtaattatatacataatgtgcTGCGCTGCGGTCTGTTATCAGTTAgctaattcattttcatttgttctATGCAGTTAGCCGTGTTAGGATATCACAGAGGTCTGCCAGGAAATAAACAATTTTAGGTCTCCTGAATAGATGGGTATAATGGATTATTAAATGTATAAAATTAACGTGTATAAATTTTTACTCTATATCCAGCATtattgcatacataaacacacacacacacgcacaaactcacacatacatacaaatgtataaatatatatatacatatacatataaacaaatatatatacatatacatataaacaaatatatatacatatacatataaacaaatatatatacatatatcatatatatacatatatcatatatatatatatatgtgtgtgtgtgtgtgtgtgtgtgtgtgtgtgtgtgtgtgtgtgtgtgtgtgtgtgtgtgtgtgtgtgtattatatatatatatatatatatatatatatatatatatatatatatactaatatatatatatatatatatatatatatacttatatataaatatataatacatacgcacatatacatatgcatatatataaatgtatatacatatatatgtatatacatatatatatacctatatatatatatgtatgtatgtgtgtatgtatatgtatgtgtatatgtatatgtatatatatatatatatatatatatatatatatatatatatatatatatatatacacacacacacacacacacatatctacacgtatgtgtatatgtgtatgtaaatatacatatacatttatacatatacatacgtgtatatatatatatatatatatatatatatatatatatatatacatgcacatgtacatgtatgtatatatttgtatatgtgtacatataatacatatgcgtacatatatatttgtatatatgtgtatatataaacacacacacacacacacatgtatatacatacatatatatatacatatatatatatatatatatatatatatattatatatacatataaacatttgtatatatatgcacacacacacacacacacacacacacacacacacacacacacacacacacacacacacacacacacacacacacacacacacacacacacacacgcgcacacatatacatatacatatacatatacacacacacacatatatatatatatatatatacatatatacatatatatatatatatatatatatatacatatattatatatatatataaaaatatatacatacacacacacacacacacacacacacacatatatatatatatatatatatatatatatatatatatatatatatatatatatatatatatatatatacatatatatatatatacatatatatgaatatatatacacatatatgtatatatatgtatatatatatgtatctatgtatatatatttcatacacacgcacgcacacagatgcatgcaATCTTCAACGTTGCAACCGTGAGATTCGCCCAAGGAATCCCCTCGCCGCGCGCCCTCGCCGCGGCATCCCGCGCGCGGCGGGCGCCCTTACCTGGCCTTCATTTTGTTGAGGTGGTCGATCTGCTCGGACATCTCGGCGACGGCGTCATTGTGCTTCTTGCGGAGGCTGGCGAGGGCGGCCTCGTGCTGGATGTTGGACTCCTCGAGGTCGCGGCGGATCTTGGCCAGCTCGGCCTCGCGCTTCTTGTTGAGCTCGATCTGCGCCGCGGTGGCGCCACCGGCCTCGTCCAGGCGCTCGCCCAGCTCCTCCAGCTCGCGGCCCAGGTGAGTCTTGGACTTCTCGGACTTGGCGCGGGCCTGGCGCTCGTGCTCCAGCTCCTCCTCGAGCTCCTCAATGCGAGCCTGCAGCTCCTTGATTTGTTTCTGGAGCTTCGAGACGAGTCCCTGCTCGTCCTCCAGCTTGCATGCAAGGGAGGAGACTTCCTTGTCCTTGCGCTGGATGGTCTGTTCGAGCTCCTTCTTGTTGCGCTCCAAGTCGGCAACGGCTTCCTGGGTCAACTTGAGGTCGCCCTCAACCTTCCTCTTGGCCTTGTCAACCTCGCCTCGcagcttcttctccctctcgagAGAATCCTCAAGCTCATCGAGGGTCTGTTCAAGCTTGGCCTTAACCTTGTTGAGGTGGTTGCACTTGTCCTCGATGCCCTGCAGGTCCTCGGCCGTCTTCTGGTTGCACTCCTGCAGGTGCTTCTTCTCCTTGTTGATCTTGTTGATGAGTTCGTCCTGGTGCGCGATCTCATCGTTGAGGTTCCGGATCTGGTGGTCCTTGGTGGCCTTGTCCTGCTCAGCCTTCTGCACCGTCAGCTCCAAGTCCTCGATGTCCTTCTTCAAGCCGGAGATCTCTTGCTCGATCTTCTTCTTACCCTGGAACAGCTGGTTgcgggcctcctcctcctgctgtagGCGCTCTGTGGTTTcctgggggtggggaagaggcgaAGGGTCACACTCCAGCACGCAACAACATGTCGGCTCATGTCACtatgagacacacagacacgcaaagacACTAAGACAAAACACCACTAAGACACTATCCAACAGGACGCTACGGGTTGGGGAAATCGTGGTAAGTCCTACCTCCACGATGGTGTGGGGAACGTATAAGGAACCCATACTGGCTACAGCTAGAGTTTACAAGGGAAGTGtacaagggggaggggtaggggctaCTCGTAACAGATCGTA encodes:
- the LOC113810227 gene encoding myosin heavy chain, muscle-like isoform X8, whose protein sequence is MPGHIVKSTGPDPDPTEYLYVSLEQKRIDQTKPYDAKKACWVPCEKEGYVLGEIQGTKGDLVTVLVPGGDTKNFKKDLVLQVNPPKFEKCEDMSNLTYLNDASVLYNLKQRYITKLIYTYSGLFCVAINPYKRYPIYTNRCVKIYQGKRRNEVPPHIFAISDGAYMDMLQNHENQSMLITGESGAGKTENTKKVIQYFANIARKSDSFEKKGKQKEMPKFSSGNLEDQIVQTNPVLEAFGNAKTVRNDNSSRFGKFIRIHFGPSGKLSGADIETYLLEKARVISQQSLERSYHIFYQIMSDYVKHLKPLCFLSNDIHDYYFVSQGKVTVASIDDNEEMQFTDTAFDVLGFSQEDKDNVYKVTATVMHFGNLKFKQRGREEQAEPDGTETGDICGKLLGSDGAELYKNLTKPKIKVGNEFVTQGRNKDQVYYSVGALAKALFDRMFKWLVRKCNVTLETGQKRVMFIGVLDIAGFEIFDFNGFEQLCINFTNEKLQQFFNHHMFVLEQEEYKREGINWVFIDFGLDLQACIELIEKPLGILSILEEESMFPKATDKSFEEKLKTNHLGKSPNFIKPKPPKPGQAEAHFAIVHYAGTVPYNLTGWLEKNKDPLNDTVVDQIKKSSNQLAVEIFADHPGQSGAADTGGKGGKRAKGSGFQTVSGMYKEQLNKLMTTLMSTCPHFIRCIIPNEFKQTGVIDAALVMHQLTCNGVLEGIRICRKGFPNRMVYPDFKHRYRVLCPPLLLQERKEQVPPRPSAEMILDYVKLEPNQYRYGQNKVFFRAGVLGQLEEIRDDRLAKIISWLQSWIRGYTSRKAYKKLQEQRVALIVVQRNLRKYLQLRTWAWYRLWQKVKPLLNVTRIEDEIRALEEKAAKAEENYERESKLRKELEAANLALLEEKNNLMVALESTKGNVSEYLDKQAKLQSQKADLEAQLNETTERLQQEEEARNQLFQGKKKIEQEISGLKKDIEDLELTVQKAEQDKATKDHQIRNLNDEIAHQDELINKINKEKKHLQECNQKTAEDLQGIEDKCNHLNKVKAKLEQTLDELEDSLEREKKLRGEVDKAKRKVEGDLKLTQEAVADLERNKKELEQTIQRKDKEVSSLACKLEDEQGLVSKLQKQIKELQARIEELEEELEHERQARAKSEKSKTHLGRELEELGERLDEAGGATAAQIELNKKREAELAKIRRDLEESNIQHEAALASLRKKHNDAVAEMSEQIDHLNKMKARLEKEKAKLNGQVDDLKFATDQMATDKAAAEKMNKQLQHQINEIQSKLDEANRTLNDFDATKKKLAVENTDLLRQVEEAESQIGQLSKLKLSLTNQLEDTRKLADDECRERATLLGKFRNLEHDIDGLREQLDEEGEAKADLQRQLSKANAEAQMWRAKYESEGVARAEELEAARLKLAARLEEAEQQIEQLNIKNMNLEKTKQRIATELEDMQIEVERATALANAAEKKQKNFDKIISEWKLKVDDLAAEVDASQKECRNYSTEHFRIKAAYEENLEQLDSVRRENKNLADEIKDLMDQIGEGGRSLHEIQKNAKRLEIEKEELQAALEEAEAALEQEENKVLRAQLELSQVRQEIDRRIQEKEEEFENTRKCHQRAIDSMQASLEAEAKGKAEALRMKKKLESDINELEIALDHSNKANADLQKHIKKIQGEMKELQARVEEEQRLASEYREQYGIAERRANALHGELEESRTLLEQSDRGRRQAEAELAEAHDHINDITAQNGSLTVAKRKLEGEMQTLHADLDEMLNEAKNSEEKAKKAMVDAARLADELRAEQEHAQTQEKMRKALEVSVKELQVRLEEVETNALKTGKKAVAKLESRVRELENQLDDESRRHADAQKNLRKCERRIKELSFQSDEDKKNHERMQDLVDKLQQKIKTYKRQIEEAEEIAALNLAKFRKAQQELEEAEERVENAEQAANKAKVKGRASSLARMSPQPTAQLLQRMMQ
- the LOC113810227 gene encoding myosin heavy chain, muscle-like isoform X17: MPGHIVKSTGPDPDPTEYLYVSLEQKRIDQTKPYDAKKACWVPCEKEGYVLGEIQGTKGDLVTVLVPGGDTKNFKKDLVLQVNPPKFEKCEDMSNLTYLNDASVLYNLKQRYITKLIYTYSGLFCVAINPYKRYPIYTNRCVKIYQGKRRNEVPPHIFAISDGAYMDMLQNHENQSMLITGESGAGKTENTKKVIQYFANIARKSDSFEKKGKQKEMPKFSSGNLEDQIVQTNPVLEAFGNAKTVRNDNSSRFGKFIRIHFGPSGKLSGADIETYLLEKARVISQQSLERSYHIFYQIMSDYVKHLKPLCFLSNDIHDYYFVSQGKVTVASIDDNEEMQFTDTAFDVLGFSQEDKDNVYKVTATVMHFGNLKFKQRGREEQAEPDGTETGDICGKLLGSDGAELYKNLTKPKIKVGNEFVTQGRNKDQVYYSVGALAKALFDRMFKWLVRKCNVTLETGQKRVMFIGVLDIAGFEIFDFNGFEQLCINFTNEKLQQFFNHHMFVLEQEEYKREGINWVFIDFGLDLQACIELIEKPLGILSILEEESMFPKATDKSFEEKLKTNHLGKSPNFIKPKPPKPGQAEAHFAIVHYAGTVPYNLTGWLEKNKDPLNDTVVDQIKKSSNQLAVEIFADHPGQSGAADTGGKGGKRAKGSGFQTVSGMYKEQLNNLMTTLRSTAPHFIRCIIPNENKAPGVIDAALVMHQLTCNGVLEGIRICRKGFPNRMVYPDFKHRYQILASKPAAAAEDEKKASQIILEIVELESEKYRLGHTKVFFRAGVLGQLEEIRDDRLAKIISWLQSWIRGYTSRKAYKKLQEQRVALIVVQRNLRKYLQLRTWAWYRLWQKVKPLLNVTRIEDEIRALEEKAAKAEENYERESKLRKELEAANLALLEEKNNLMVALESTKGNVSEYLDKQAKLQSQKADLEAQLNETTERLQQEEEARNQLFQGKKKIEQEISGLKKDIEDLELTVQKAEQDKATKDHQIRNLNDEIAHQDELINKINKEKKHLQECNQKTAEDLQGIEDKCNHLNKVKAKLEQTLDELEDSLEREKKLRGEVDKAKRKVEGDLKLTQEAVADLERNKKELEQTIQRKDKEVSSLACKLEDEQGLVSKLQKQIKELQARIEELEEELEHERQARAKSEKSKTHLGRELEELGERLDEAGGATAAQIELNKKREAELAKIRRDLEESNIQHEAALASLRKKHNDAVAEMSEQIDHLNKMKARAEREKTTLSSELNDARSAADALSNEKAAAEKMNKQLQHQINEIQSKLDEANRTLNDFDATKKKLAVENTDLLRQVEEAESQIGQLSKLKLSLTNQLEDTRKLADDECRERATLLGKFRNLEHDIDGLREQLDEEGEAKADLQRQLSKANAEAQMWRAKYESEGVARAEELEAARLKLAARLEEAEQQIEQLNIKNMNLEKTKQRIATELEDMQIEVERATALANAAEKKQKNFDKIISEWKLKVDDLAAEVDASQKECRNYSTEHFRIKAAYEENLEQLDSVRRENKNLADEIKDLMDQIGEGGRSLHEIQKNAKRLEIEKEELQAALEEAEAALEQEENKVLRAQLELSQVRQEIDRRIQEKEEEFENTRKCHQRAIDSMQASLEAEAKGKAEALRMKKKLESDINELEIALDHSNKANADLQKHIKKIQGEMKELQARVEEEQRLASEYREQYGIAERRANALHGELEESRTLLEQSDRGRRQAEAELAEAHDHINDITAQNGSLTVAKRKLEGEMQTLHADLDEMLNEAKNSEEKAKKAMVDAARLADELRAEQEHAQTQEKMRKALEVSVKELQVRLEEVETNALKTGKKAVAKLESRVRELENQLDDESRRHADAQKNLRKCERRIKELSFQSDEDKKNHERMQDLVDKLQQKIKTYKRQIEEAEEIAALNLAKFRKAQQELEEAEERVENAEQAANKAKVKGRASSLARMSPQPTAQLLQRMMQ
- the LOC113810227 gene encoding myosin heavy chain, muscle-like isoform X34, translating into MPGHIVKSTGPDPDPTEYLYVSLEQKRIDQTKPYDAKKACWVPCEKEGYVLGEIQGTKGDLVTVLVPGGDTKNFKKDLVLQVNPPKFEKCEDMSNLTYLNDASVLYNLKQRYITKLIYTYSGLFCVAINPYKRYPIYTNRCVKIYQGKRRNEVPPHIFAISDGAYMDMLQNHENQSMLITGESGAGKTENTKKVIAYFANVGASTKKPKEGEKKQNLEDQIVQTNPVLEAFGNAKTVRNDNSSRFGKFIRIHFGPSGKLSGADIETYLLEKARVISQQSLERSYHIFYQIMSDYVKHLKPLCFLSNDIHDYYFVSQGKVTVASIDDNEEMQFTDTAFDVLGFSQEDKDNVYKVTATVMHFGNLKFKQRGREEQAEPDGTETGDICGKLLGSDGAELYKNLTKPKIKVGNEFVTQGRNKDQVYYSVGALAKALFDRMFKWLVRKCNVTLETGQKRVMFIGVLDIAGFEIFDFNGFEQLCINFTNEKLQQFFNHHMFVLEQEEYKREGINWVFIDFGLDLQACIELIEKPLGILSILEEESMFPKATDKSFEEKLKTNHLGKSPNFIKPKPPKPGQAEAHFAIVHYAGTVPYNLTGWLEKNKDPLNDTVVDQIKKSSNQLAVEIFADHPGQSGAADTGGKGGKRAKGSGFLTVSGMYREQLNNLMTVLRSTSPHFIRCIIPNENKAAGVIDAALVMHQLTCNGVLEGIRICRKGFPNRMVYPDFKHRYNILAPKAAAAAEDDKKASQVLLDSISLEAEKYRMGHTKVFFRAGVLGQLEEIRDDRLAKIISWLQSWIRGYTSRKAYKKLQEQRVALIVVQRNLRKYLQLRTWAWYRLWQKVKPLLNVTRIEDEIRALEEKAAKAEENYERESKLRKELEAANLALLEEKNNLMVALESTKGNVSEYLDKQAKLQSQKADLEAQLNETTERLQQEEEARNQLFQGKKKIEQEISGLKKDIEDLELTVQKAEQDKATKDHQIRNLNDEIAHQDELINKINKEKKHLQECNQKTAEDLQGIEDKCNHLNKVKAKLEQTLDELEDSLEREKKLRGEVDKAKRKVEGDLKLTQEAVADLERNKKELEQTIQRKDKEVSSLACKLEDEQGLVSKLQKQIKELQARIEELEEELEHERQARAKSEKSKTHLGRELEELGERLDEAGGATAAQIELNKKREAELAKIRRDLEESNIQHEAALASLRKKHNDAVAEMSEQIDHLNKMKARAEREKTTLSSELNDARSAADALSNEKAAAEKMNKQLQHQINEIQSKLDEANRTLNDFDATKKKLAVENTDLLRQVEEAESQIGQLSKLKLSLTNQLEDTRKLADDECRERATLLGKFRNLEHDIDGLREQLDEEGEAKADLQRQLSKANAEAQMWRAKYESEGVARAEELEAARLKLAARLEEAEQQIEQLNIKNMNLEKTKQRIATELEDMQIEVERATALANAAEKKQKNFDKIISEWKLKVDDLAAEVDASQKECRNYSTEHFRIKAAYEENLEQLDSVRRENKNLADEIKDLMDQIGEGGRSLHEIQKNAKRLEIEKEELQAALEEAEAALEQEENKVLRAQLELSQVRQEIDRRIQEKEEEFENTRKCHQRAIDSMQASLEAEAKGKAEALRMKKKLESDINELEIALDHSNKANADLQKHIKKIQGEMKELQARVEEEQRLASEYREQYGIAERRANALHGELEESRTLLEQSDRGRRQAEAELAEAHDHINDITAQNGSLTVAKRKLEGEMQTLHADLDEMLNEAKNSEEKAKKAMVDAARLADELRAEQEHAQTQEKMRKALEVSVKELQVRLEEVETNALKTGKKAVAKLESRVRELENQLDDESRRHADAQKNLRKCERRIKELSFQSDEDKKNHERMQDLVDKLQQKIKTYKRQIEEAEEIAALNLAKFRKAQQELEEAEERVENAEQAANKAKVKGRASSLARMSPQPTAQLLQRMMQ